A section of the Bifidobacterium sp. ESL0728 genome encodes:
- a CDS encoding matrixin family metalloprotease has translation MKNHMSNTIVRIVKTSCALVSAAAIVLGTSGCQGFSPQSIASSKSERQQQLPSSAGKGDGDRSSVDADLVHATLGEPLTALPQGYEYLPPDKGVEKPALVNPCKPIAYNLYGPVGPEEENMVTQAIQRIAQVTGLRFERVDRLQGENRKGFSEYATRPLSIGTQFRFRFLPTSQYPDFNSNDKGSTETLGQTLTRTVRYDSFPSPMIYYADITLNEDYFKKAGSDAESVGLATEVVEHEMGHALGLGHSNDPASAMAAVADDTPQLTNDDIQAFKATVGQCVAK, from the coding sequence ATGAAGAACCATATGTCAAACACCATTGTCCGGATCGTTAAAACCAGCTGTGCTCTGGTGTCGGCGGCGGCCATCGTTCTGGGAACTTCCGGGTGTCAAGGATTTTCGCCGCAGTCAATTGCGTCTTCCAAATCAGAAAGACAACAGCAACTACCCTCATCCGCCGGAAAAGGTGATGGAGATCGTTCAAGTGTCGATGCCGACCTTGTCCATGCAACGTTGGGCGAACCCTTGACCGCTTTGCCCCAAGGCTATGAATATCTACCGCCCGATAAAGGTGTGGAAAAACCGGCGCTGGTCAACCCCTGCAAGCCGATTGCGTACAACTTGTATGGCCCGGTGGGTCCAGAGGAAGAAAACATGGTCACGCAGGCCATTCAACGTATCGCCCAGGTGACAGGCTTACGCTTCGAGCGTGTAGACCGCTTACAAGGCGAGAACCGCAAGGGCTTTTCGGAATATGCCACGCGTCCGCTGTCAATCGGCACGCAATTTCGCTTTCGGTTCCTTCCTACCTCGCAATATCCTGATTTCAACTCCAACGACAAAGGTTCGACCGAGACCTTGGGCCAGACCTTGACCAGGACGGTCAGATACGACTCCTTCCCCTCGCCGATGATCTATTACGCCGATATCACTCTCAACGAAGACTACTTCAAAAAGGCGGGCAGCGATGCCGAATCGGTCGGGCTGGCCACGGAAGTGGTCGAGCATGAAATGGGGCATGCTCTGGGGCTTGGGCATTCTAACGATCCGGCATCGGCGATGGCGGCCGTCGCAGACGACACCCCGCAGCTGACGAATGACGATATTCAGGCCTTCAAGGCGACGGTCGGCCAATGCGTAGCGAAATAA
- a CDS encoding OmpA family protein has translation MKNATTTLQNRSWHQGVKIAAGLVSAALVMSTLAACGSAKDPAQSLDDAEIQASAKGLDEQFTKSCKSVFDQSERSHNHMFTLVYDGSASVTGNLHEALPANVAKAIAVASMHDDGFNLIAVDGADSAPRIVMKNASLRQAVAGTSARLKTAKAIPACVAQKTEELKPTSSGTDLGRAVALAAETLRKGDTLGIVSDWMWTSGVGGLTDAAVKAGAKDAADASAQSQPIDLKGADLVTGGVAETSTMLPDSGRTWMRDYARALCSDWKAGGCQAISLDPLNATKSEGLPEDSTPFFPIGSCKGGAASYELGNAYFAADSPQLTEEAYKALADPVNLMKANPASTLTIVGHTASVSKNANSGMQLSVDRAKAVAQVFTGNGIDAKRISATGVGDSQPRENDLNADGTQNESVAQRERRVDITVEGVSQCLAQ, from the coding sequence ATGAAAAACGCAACAACGACATTGCAAAACAGGTCCTGGCATCAGGGCGTGAAGATTGCCGCGGGGTTGGTGAGTGCAGCTCTGGTGATGTCAACGCTTGCAGCCTGCGGATCCGCCAAGGACCCGGCGCAAAGCCTTGACGATGCCGAAATCCAAGCTTCGGCCAAAGGCCTGGACGAGCAGTTCACCAAGAGCTGCAAGAGCGTTTTCGACCAGTCCGAACGTTCGCATAATCATATGTTTACGTTGGTCTATGACGGTTCGGCAAGCGTCACCGGCAATCTGCATGAGGCGCTTCCAGCCAATGTGGCCAAAGCTATCGCGGTGGCTTCCATGCATGATGACGGGTTCAACCTGATTGCTGTGGATGGCGCTGATTCCGCGCCGCGCATCGTGATGAAGAACGCTTCGCTGCGCCAGGCGGTGGCCGGCACAAGCGCAAGGCTCAAGACCGCGAAGGCGATTCCCGCCTGTGTGGCGCAGAAAACCGAGGAATTGAAGCCCACTTCCTCCGGAACCGACCTTGGGCGGGCCGTGGCTTTGGCCGCCGAAACTCTGCGAAAAGGGGACACCCTCGGAATCGTCTCGGATTGGATGTGGACTTCAGGGGTCGGCGGTCTCACCGACGCGGCGGTGAAAGCCGGTGCGAAGGATGCCGCGGATGCCTCGGCGCAAAGCCAACCGATCGATCTCAAAGGTGCAGATCTGGTGACGGGAGGTGTGGCCGAGACCTCGACAATGCTGCCGGACAGCGGGCGTACCTGGATGCGTGATTATGCGCGTGCCCTTTGCTCGGATTGGAAGGCCGGAGGTTGCCAGGCCATCTCTCTCGACCCCTTGAACGCCACGAAGAGCGAAGGCCTTCCCGAGGATTCCACTCCCTTTTTTCCGATTGGAAGTTGTAAGGGAGGTGCGGCCAGTTATGAGCTCGGCAACGCCTATTTCGCCGCGGACTCCCCGCAGCTGACTGAAGAGGCGTACAAGGCGCTCGCCGATCCGGTCAACCTGATGAAAGCGAATCCCGCCAGCACGCTCACCATCGTGGGGCATACGGCCAGTGTCAGCAAAAACGCGAACAGCGGTATGCAGCTTTCTGTCGATCGAGCCAAAGCCGTGGCCCAGGTCTTCACCGGCAATGGTATCGATGCCAAGCGTATCAGTGCCACTGGTGTGGGTGACAGCCAGCCTCGCGAGAATGATCTCAACGCCGACGGCACCCAGAACGAATCCGTCGCACAACGCGAGCGCCGCGTCGACATCACCGTGGAAGGAGTCTCGCAATGTCTCGCTCAATGA
- a CDS encoding VWA domain-containing protein, with amino-acid sequence MSRSMNRHRRVKFSGLSQPGTLDGSHPLLRSLLSALLVALLVLLPVGWFSFKHYAAPSKLAKSALVGRRSPTALNVVLALDESGSFVNYSSMRADAIDQLYKWAPKNLRDDDTITVIGWAKNATVTSPCSSVETIASASAKTGGGKVDSRETNFVPALQEAQGAIEGEGRPTTLIVVTDTVAGDLANQAKIDKLIEKMNVTSMSVILPQGKRIYGDWQRAFPWEETFHARSDKPNQIAVAIGKSLAHATGQRLQRS; translated from the coding sequence ATGTCTCGCTCAATGAACCGACACCGCCGGGTCAAGTTTTCCGGGCTTTCGCAGCCGGGTACCCTGGACGGCTCCCATCCGTTGCTTCGATCCCTGCTGAGTGCGCTGCTGGTGGCATTGCTGGTCCTCCTGCCTGTCGGCTGGTTTTCCTTCAAGCATTATGCCGCTCCGAGCAAGCTCGCCAAGTCCGCGCTGGTGGGCCGCAGAAGCCCGACCGCGTTGAATGTGGTGCTCGCGCTCGACGAATCCGGTTCGTTCGTGAATTACAGCAGCATGAGGGCCGATGCCATCGATCAGCTCTACAAGTGGGCCCCGAAGAACCTGCGCGACGATGACACCATCACGGTGATCGGATGGGCGAAGAACGCGACGGTGACCAGTCCTTGTTCAAGCGTCGAGACCATCGCTTCTGCTTCTGCGAAAACAGGGGGCGGCAAGGTCGATTCCCGAGAAACGAATTTCGTGCCCGCGTTGCAGGAGGCGCAAGGTGCGATTGAAGGCGAGGGGAGGCCAACCACCCTCATCGTGGTGACCGACACCGTTGCAGGCGACCTCGCGAATCAAGCAAAAATCGACAAACTGATTGAGAAGATGAACGTCACCTCGATGAGTGTCATCCTGCCACAAGGCAAGCGAATCTACGGCGACTGGCAGAGGGCTTTTCCTTGGGAGGAGACGTTCCATGCCAGAAGCGACAAGCCCAATCAGATTGCGGTGGCCATCGGCAAATCTCTGGCTCACGCCACTGGCCAGCGTTTGCAGCGCAGCTGA